From a region of the Chitinophaga caseinilytica genome:
- a CDS encoding radical SAM protein, producing the protein MNVSPYIMYSDGKGNIFEDTSLYVVGRAGWDAFPIPEDEWIELPEGGNLYELPGRRGIGIDVHTGEMRLCEKGWAVAAFIPPAHTGLYLAAYETLPDAPTLPLFCYTAAGWHDNKFYVPAVRIEQDIRQECAGFDDKSVKSGVTDMLAAYPHNRLVQHLANNCALTYHCPAARNYFMGRWECPIPSSPACNANCIGCISFQPEEETIVSTQDRLTFKPSAQEIVEFTVPHLESAPYPIVSFGQGCEGEPLLMWETIRESILEIRKHTEKGSININTNGSKPNAVRELCKAGLNSIRVSLNSVREQIYTPYYRPNNYQFSDIIESIKVVREHGGWASINYFVFPGMTDTVEEYEALRTVIRETGLNMIQWRNFNIDPDWYLGKIGVVETGELLGVKQLMELIREEFPDVKFGYYNPPMERIKGNYEADFAHL; encoded by the coding sequence ATGAACGTTTCTCCTTATATAATGTACTCCGACGGCAAGGGCAACATCTTCGAGGATACCTCGCTGTATGTGGTGGGCCGTGCCGGGTGGGATGCATTTCCCATCCCTGAAGATGAATGGATCGAGCTTCCCGAAGGAGGCAACCTGTATGAACTGCCCGGCCGCAGAGGCATCGGGATCGACGTGCACACCGGCGAAATGCGCCTTTGCGAGAAAGGATGGGCCGTTGCGGCTTTCATCCCGCCTGCGCATACCGGGCTGTACCTCGCGGCATACGAAACCTTGCCGGACGCGCCTACCCTTCCCCTGTTCTGCTACACAGCGGCAGGCTGGCACGACAATAAATTCTATGTGCCGGCCGTGCGCATTGAGCAAGACATCCGGCAGGAATGCGCAGGGTTCGACGATAAGTCCGTGAAATCCGGCGTCACCGACATGCTGGCCGCTTACCCGCACAACCGGCTGGTGCAGCACCTGGCCAATAATTGCGCGCTGACGTACCATTGTCCGGCCGCGCGCAACTATTTCATGGGCCGCTGGGAATGCCCCATCCCATCTTCCCCCGCCTGCAACGCCAATTGCATCGGCTGTATTTCGTTCCAGCCGGAAGAGGAGACGATCGTTTCCACGCAGGACCGTTTGACGTTCAAGCCTTCTGCGCAGGAGATCGTGGAATTTACCGTTCCGCACCTGGAATCGGCGCCGTACCCTATCGTGAGCTTTGGACAGGGTTGTGAAGGCGAGCCGCTGCTCATGTGGGAAACCATCCGCGAATCGATCCTCGAGATCCGAAAGCATACTGAAAAAGGCAGTATCAATATCAATACGAACGGCAGCAAGCCCAATGCGGTGCGCGAGCTCTGCAAGGCGGGCCTGAACAGCATCCGCGTGAGCCTCAACTCCGTCCGGGAGCAGATTTACACGCCTTATTACCGGCCCAATAACTACCAGTTCTCCGATATCATCGAGAGTATTAAAGTAGTGCGGGAACATGGTGGATGGGCGTCTATCAACTACTTCGTTTTCCCGGGCATGACCGATACGGTGGAGGAATATGAAGCCCTCCGCACGGTGATCCGTGAAACCGGCCTGAACATGATCCAGTGGCGGAATTTCAACATCGATCCGGACTGGTACCTGGGCAAGATCGGCGTGGTAGAAACCGGCGAGTTATTGGGGGTGAAACAGCTGATGGAGCTCATCCGCGAAGAGTTCCCCGATGTGAAATTCGGGTACTACAATCCGCCGATGGAACGTATCAAAGGCAACTACGAAGCGGATTTCGCGCATTTGTAG
- a CDS encoding MFS transporter: protein MFDKTISLYRSAYGGIPRKVWLLATVLLINRAGAMVIPFLTLYLTTQLHFSLEQAGIVMTVYGIGSILGSLLGGKLTDTIGFHPVQFWSLAMHGVMFLVLSRMDTFPQFAVTVFVLGMVGDAFRPANFAAVAHYSDATTRLRSYSLLRLASNLGWAVGPAVGGVLATISYNMLFFADAFSCLSAAFLLKLFLRPGKTSGNTVHTAPVGEANMSAWRDRRYLFFILLVTFNAICLFQMFNIVPVYLKTVVHMNESMIGLAISTNGILIALIEMILVFKLENRRPNEYYICIGALLMGLAYVIFNFVPPVAAVAYLHIVLFSAAEMMTLPFMNNFWINRAQAHNRGQYAGLYTVAFSCATILAPTLGAFGVEHFGFRDWWWAVGGISLLTFFGFRWMLKNTSTPPVTPAPTPEPNPAPEAALA, encoded by the coding sequence ATGTTCGACAAGACAATTTCCTTGTACAGAAGCGCCTACGGCGGTATTCCGCGAAAAGTCTGGCTGCTGGCGACCGTGCTGCTGATCAACCGCGCCGGCGCCATGGTGATCCCCTTCCTGACGTTGTATCTCACCACCCAGCTTCATTTTTCGCTGGAACAGGCGGGCATTGTGATGACGGTTTACGGCATCGGCTCGATCCTCGGCTCGCTGCTGGGCGGCAAACTGACGGATACCATCGGTTTCCACCCGGTACAGTTCTGGAGCCTGGCGATGCACGGCGTGATGTTCCTCGTGCTTTCGCGCATGGATACCTTCCCGCAGTTTGCCGTTACGGTTTTTGTGCTGGGCATGGTGGGCGATGCTTTCCGCCCCGCCAACTTCGCGGCGGTAGCGCATTACAGCGATGCCACCACGCGCCTGCGCTCGTATTCCCTGCTCCGCCTGGCGTCGAACCTGGGCTGGGCGGTAGGGCCCGCGGTAGGCGGGGTGCTGGCCACCATCAGCTACAATATGCTATTCTTCGCCGACGCATTTTCCTGCCTCTCGGCGGCGTTCCTGCTGAAATTGTTCCTCCGCCCCGGGAAAACTTCCGGAAATACCGTGCATACGGCGCCCGTGGGAGAAGCTAATATGTCTGCCTGGCGAGACAGGCGCTATCTTTTCTTCATCCTCCTCGTCACGTTCAACGCCATCTGCCTTTTCCAGATGTTCAACATCGTTCCGGTGTACCTCAAAACCGTGGTGCACATGAATGAAAGCATGATCGGCCTGGCGATTTCGACCAACGGCATCCTGATCGCGCTGATCGAGATGATCCTCGTGTTCAAGCTGGAAAACCGCCGGCCAAACGAGTACTACATCTGCATCGGCGCCCTCCTCATGGGGCTGGCCTACGTGATCTTCAATTTCGTGCCGCCCGTGGCCGCTGTGGCCTATCTCCACATCGTACTGTTCTCGGCCGCCGAAATGATGACCCTGCCGTTCATGAACAACTTCTGGATCAACCGCGCCCAGGCCCACAACCGCGGCCAGTACGCCGGCCTTTACACCGTCGCGTTTTCATGCGCCACGATCCTCGCGCCCACATTAGGCGCTTTCGGCGTGGAACATTTCGGGTTCCGCGACTGGTGGTGGGCGGTTGGCGGCATCAGCCTGCTCACTTTCTTCGGTTTCCGCTGGATGCTGAAAAATACATCTACCCCTCCGGTGACGCCCGCGCCTACGCCTGAACCGAACCCGGCTCCGGAAGCAGCCCTGGCCTAA